The Paraburkholderia caffeinilytica genome segment GTCAGCGCTTGAATTGCTTGGTTATCTGGTGAACGCCGCATGGGAGCTCGAGCCGGTTCCGGCTGGTCCGATCCGTGATGCGCTGCCAACGTCACGCTTGTTCGTCAGCGCCGAGAAGGTCGAGATCCGCATGCCAGCCGCGACCCGCTTTGCCGCGATGCTCGACCTCAAGGACTACCCGGAAGACACAGAGCCTGGCGTGCTCAACGGACTGCTATACGGTGATTTCGAGTACATCGAGACGCAGAGCTTCACGATCCTCGACAAGCCCAGCGCGAAAGATGCATTGGAGCGGCAGCGTAACCAGTTGATTGCCGGCGAGGATGTTGCAGTGTCTCAAGTAGAGGCGATGGAAGCGGCGCTTAACGACCTGATCAACGGAGACTTCGTCCTCGGCGAATACCATTATTCGCTCGCTGTGCTCGGCGACACGTCGGATGAAGTTTCCAAAAGCGTGGCGAAGGCGCGTACGCAGTTGGCCGACGCGGGTTTCCAGACGGCACTCATCGATCTCGTTGCGGATGCGGCGTGGTTCGCGCAACTGCCGGGCAACTGGCGTTACAGGCCGCGTGAGGCCAAGCTCACGTCGCGGAACTTCTGCGGACTGGCATGCCTGCATAACTTCGCGACCGGCAAGCGTGATGGTAATCCGTGGGGCGAGGCGATCACGATCGTCAAGACGCCTAGCGGCCAGCCGCTTTATCTGAACTTCCACGTCACGCCCGACAAGAAGGACTCTCTCGACGAGAAGGCGCTCGCCAACACCCAGATTATCGGTCAGGCCGGCGCGGGCAAGACGGTGCTTGAGCTGTTTCTGCTCGCGATGGCGATGAAGTACGGCATCACTGCCGTGCTGTATGACAAGGATCGCGGTACCGAGATTGCGATCCGCGCGATGGGCGGCATGTACACCGTGTTCCGCCGCGGGGAGCCGACCGGTTTGAACCCGTTCCAGATGGAACCAAACGAGGCTGTGCTCGACTTCTGGGAAAGGCTCGTGCGCAAGCTCGTCGATGTCGGCGTGCCGCTGCCCGCTAGGGACGAACTCGATATCTCGCGCGCCGTACGGGAAGTTGCCCGTATGGACAAGCCGCTGCGACGGCTTTCCATGGTGCGGCAACTCCTGCCGAACGTGGGCGAGAACAGCCTGCATGCTCGCCTCGCCAAATGGTGCGCGGGCGGGCGCCTCGGCTGGGCATTCGATAACCCGACCGACCGTATTGATCTCGCGTGCTCGGGACTGTTCGGATTCGACGATACCGAGTTGCTTGACGATGCGGAAGTCTCGACACCGGTCACGATGTACCTGCTGCACCTGACCGAAAATCTGATCGACGGTCGGCGCTTCATCTACGTGATGACCGAATTCTGGAAGCGTCTCTCCGATCCCGTCTTCACCGATTTCGCGAAGAACAAGCAGAAGACGATCCGCAAGCAGAACGGCCTCGGGATTTTCGATACGCAATCGCCTGCGGATGTGCTGCACAGCGAGATTGCCAGTGCGCTGATCGAGCAGAGCGCAACGATCTTCTTCCTGCCGAACCCACGGGCCGATTACGACGATTACGTTTGTGGATTCAAGCTGACCGAATCTGAATTCAACATCGTCCGCAATCTCGGCGAGAACAGTCGGCTGTTCCTGGTCAAGCAGGGCCATCGCTCGGCCATTGGACGGCTTGACCTAGCCGGCCTCGGAGACGTACTCGACGTGCTGTCGGGTACGACCGACAACGTAGAGCTTCTCGACACGATCCGCGCGCAGGTGGGCGATGCACCGGAAGACTGGTTGCCGGTTTTCCACGAGCAGC includes the following:
- a CDS encoding VirB4 family type IV secretion/conjugal transfer ATPase, which gives rise to MPAEPQLVAVANREVPLADYIPYSTHVTDYVIKTREGDYLQIWKVAGIAFEAADPANILTRHDGFNQLVRGLAGGHVALWSHRIRRRVSDHFATPYGNRFCQELATRYYASFSGYRMMANELYLTLVYRPNRMKLGRVFSRAARRTRDDIRRGQHDALKVMVELAAQVESSLKPYDPVALCVYTRQSHHDRRPRRYSSALELLGYLVNAAWELEPVPAGPIRDALPTSRLFVSAEKVEIRMPAATRFAAMLDLKDYPEDTEPGVLNGLLYGDFEYIETQSFTILDKPSAKDALERQRNQLIAGEDVAVSQVEAMEAALNDLINGDFVLGEYHYSLAVLGDTSDEVSKSVAKARTQLADAGFQTALIDLVADAAWFAQLPGNWRYRPREAKLTSRNFCGLACLHNFATGKRDGNPWGEAITIVKTPSGQPLYLNFHVTPDKKDSLDEKALANTQIIGQAGAGKTVLELFLLAMAMKYGITAVLYDKDRGTEIAIRAMGGMYTVFRRGEPTGLNPFQMEPNEAVLDFWERLVRKLVDVGVPLPARDELDISRAVREVARMDKPLRRLSMVRQLLPNVGENSLHARLAKWCAGGRLGWAFDNPTDRIDLACSGLFGFDDTELLDDAEVSTPVTMYLLHLTENLIDGRRFIYVMTEFWKRLSDPVFTDFAKNKQKTIRKQNGLGIFDTQSPADVLHSEIASALIEQSATIFFLPNPRADYDDYVCGFKLTESEFNIVRNLGENSRLFLVKQGHRSAIGRLDLAGLGDVLDVLSGTTDNVELLDTIRAQVGDAPEDWLPVFHEQLARRRAANGGLRLPFPQGVGGVR